A stretch of the Buchananella sp. 14KM1171 genome encodes the following:
- the rplS gene encoding 50S ribosomal protein L19, giving the protein MNILNEIGAAQMRSDLPAFRPGDTLKVHVKVVEGNRSRIQVFQGVVIARSGAGVSETFTIRKVSFGCGVERTFPVHTPSIDRIEVVTRGLVRRAKLYYLRGLHGKAAKIKEKRDNA; this is encoded by the coding sequence ATGAACATTCTCAACGAGATCGGTGCTGCGCAGATGCGCAGCGACCTGCCCGCTTTCCGTCCGGGTGACACCCTGAAGGTCCACGTCAAGGTGGTCGAGGGTAACCGCTCCCGTATCCAGGTGTTCCAGGGTGTCGTCATCGCCCGCTCCGGCGCCGGCGTTTCTGAGACCTTCACCATCCGCAAGGTCTCCTTCGGCTGCGGCGTGGAGCGCACCTTCCCGGTGCACACCCCCTCCATCGACCGCATCGAGGTTGTCACCCGCGGTCTGGTGCGCCGCGCCAAGCTGTACTACCTGCGTGGTCTGCACGGCAAGGCCGCCAAGATCAAGGAGAAGCGCGACAACGCGTGA
- a CDS encoding RNA-binding protein, which translates to MLADALEHLVRGIVDNPDEVRVTSKNLRRGELLEVRVAQSDLGRVIGRSGRTARALRTVISALATQGPVRVDVIDTDRR; encoded by the coding sequence GTGCTAGCGGACGCCCTCGAGCACCTGGTGCGCGGAATCGTGGACAACCCGGACGAGGTCCGGGTCACCTCCAAGAACCTGCGTCGCGGTGAACTGCTCGAGGTGCGGGTAGCCCAGAGCGACCTGGGCCGCGTGATCGGCCGCTCCGGCCGCACCGCCCGCGCCCTGCGCACCGTCATTTCCGCGCTGGCCACCCAGGGGCCGGTTCGCGTCGACGTGATCGACACGGACCGCCGCTAA
- the rpsP gene encoding 30S ribosomal protein S16: MAVKIRLKRMGKIRSPFYRVVVVDARKRRDGRVIEEIGKYNPMEEPSFIEITSERAQYWLGVGAQPTDQVRNLLQITGDWQKFKGLPGAEGRLKVKAGAEALAAAKADAIKAADAAAEKVKAAASAAKAEAEAAAAAEAAEAEAAESAAEEATEAAESAGEEA; encoded by the coding sequence GTGGCAGTGAAGATTCGTCTCAAGCGAATGGGCAAGATCCGTTCGCCGTTCTACCGTGTCGTTGTCGTTGACGCCCGCAAGCGTCGCGACGGCCGCGTGATCGAGGAGATCGGCAAGTACAACCCGATGGAGGAGCCGTCCTTCATCGAGATCACCTCCGAGCGTGCGCAGTACTGGCTCGGCGTGGGCGCCCAGCCCACCGACCAGGTGCGCAACCTGCTCCAGATCACCGGTGACTGGCAGAAGTTCAAGGGCCTGCCGGGCGCCGAGGGTCGCCTGAAGGTCAAGGCCGGTGCCGAGGCGCTGGCCGCCGCCAAGGCTGACGCCATCAAGGCCGCCGACGCCGCCGCCGAGAAGGTCAAGGCTGCTGCCTCCGCCGCTAAGGCTGAGGCCGAGGCTGCCGCCGCTGCCGAGGCCGCTGAGGCCGAGGCCGCCGAGTCCGCCGCTGAGGAGGCCACCGAGGCCGCCGAGAGCGCGGGCGAGGAAGCCTGA
- a CDS encoding DUF2469 domain-containing protein, producing the protein MSMEDLEEYEDRLELALYKEYRDVLPMFNYVVETERRFYLAKEVEVKAHSAGGEVYFELSLRDAWVWDTYRTSRFVDSVQVVTFKDVNVERLAPADFEVPDVTL; encoded by the coding sequence GTGAGCATGGAAGACCTGGAAGAGTACGAAGACCGCCTGGAGCTGGCCCTCTACAAGGAGTACCGCGACGTCCTGCCGATGTTCAACTACGTGGTTGAAACCGAGCGGCGCTTCTACCTGGCCAAGGAGGTCGAGGTGAAGGCCCACAGCGCCGGCGGCGAGGTCTACTTCGAGCTCTCGCTGCGCGACGCCTGGGTGTGGGACACCTACCGCACCTCCCGCTTCGTCGACTCCGTCCAGGTGGTCACCTTCAAGGACGTCAACGTGGAGCGCCTGGCGCCGGCCGACTTCGAGGTCCCCGACGTCACCCTCTGA
- a CDS encoding ribonuclease HII, producing the protein MPPCSRDIELPLVESFGLVAGMDEVGRGAIAGPVCVGVCVVGPETGQPPAGLTDSKLLTAKRREALVDPAARWVAASAVGAASAAEIDQIGIVAALRLAGRRALHAVSAQGYAPSFVLLDGSHDWLSEPQADLFSFDAAVPTPQIGGAHATAPGGLGPGERGMYGPGSAALAYDGPVQTLVKGDARVSVIAAASVLAKVRRDAYMAGLADPGYGWASNKGYGAAVHYRGIAAHGLSEQHRRSWNLPGTD; encoded by the coding sequence ATCCCGCCGTGTAGCCGGGACATCGAGCTGCCCCTAGTGGAGAGCTTCGGGCTGGTGGCAGGCATGGACGAAGTCGGCCGTGGCGCGATCGCGGGGCCCGTGTGCGTGGGAGTCTGCGTGGTGGGGCCGGAGACCGGCCAGCCCCCGGCGGGCCTGACCGACTCCAAGTTGCTCACCGCCAAGCGCCGCGAGGCGCTGGTGGACCCGGCCGCCCGGTGGGTGGCGGCCAGCGCAGTCGGTGCGGCAAGCGCCGCCGAGATCGACCAGATCGGCATCGTGGCAGCGCTGCGCCTGGCGGGCCGGCGCGCCCTCCACGCCGTCAGCGCCCAGGGCTACGCGCCCAGCTTCGTGCTGCTGGACGGCAGCCACGACTGGCTCAGCGAGCCGCAGGCGGACCTGTTCAGCTTCGATGCGGCGGTGCCGACGCCCCAGATCGGTGGCGCGCACGCAACGGCGCCCGGTGGGCTGGGCCCGGGGGAGCGCGGCATGTACGGGCCGGGCAGTGCGGCGTTGGCCTACGACGGTCCGGTCCAAACGCTGGTGAAGGGCGACGCGCGCGTCAGCGTCATCGCGGCCGCCTCGGTGCTGGCCAAGGTGCGGCGCGACGCCTACATGGCGGGCCTGGCAGACCCCGGGTATGGGTGGGCCTCCAACAAGGGATACGGTGCCGCAGTGCACTACCGGGGCATCGCGGCGCACGGGTTGAGTGAGCAGCATCGCCGCAGCTGGAACCTGCCGGGAACGGACTGA
- a CDS encoding alpha-amylase family glycosyl hydrolase has product MTFPSYVPLNESAWERAEWPLGGHLTPTGATFAVYAPKASRVQLEFYQEHTGQDAHFTCLPAQGPDGVWRAEVGGVEPGVLYGYRTWGGNWPYDPQWRPGSEAGFLSDFDAFGNRFNPNKVLFDPYGREVTHTMYSDCVLLDGLDGGAFGTGGEDYLGRPRREADTARIAPKSVLLPAEKRDWQKPSLPAGKAVIYESSISQLVGHPSVARLGDLLGGAGGFAQLQNVPPEYVGTYKGAAMLAPYLKALGITALELLPVHETNVSESGRDGHTNSWGYMTLSFFSPSRRYAADKSFGGPTREFREMVTAFHREGIEVYLDVVYNHTAEGGNWNGDPTTTGFTSLGGFAAGEYYVQTASHAIVDGATGTSNQLNYSSPAAHRLVLDSLAYWTREMGVDGFRFDLATVLGRRPADAHQEDWGNQKRFFSDHELLVEIAAFAKAENIEVIAEAWDLWGYEVGNFPRGWGEWNGRYRDTVRRFLKGDGNTGAFLEMVNGDYHHFADNGGPQRTVNFVVAHDGFTLADLVSYPAKQNDQPWPFGPSDGGSDDNLSWDSGGDQALRRQRLRNFLVTLFFSRGVPMIVAGDEFGRTQNGNNNPWALSSIAMWNNYAAAASSAPQRVPVEAIGPDGEPVGQYHDNLGQFGGEPNRNALLDFTTFLGALRSRHDALCAQHYGDLRPDDKDVSYVFHSPEMLAGVHEGDRAVAIHINTPGDDFWLMVNMADFPINFRVPQAAEGQVWRKLVDTSAEAEEEGNFWEEGTGPLVGQEVWVGTWAIQVLHQEQA; this is encoded by the coding sequence ATGACCTTCCCGTCCTACGTGCCGCTTAACGAGAGTGCTTGGGAGCGGGCCGAATGGCCCCTCGGCGGGCACCTGACGCCCACGGGCGCCACCTTCGCGGTCTACGCGCCCAAGGCGAGCAGGGTGCAGCTCGAGTTCTACCAAGAGCACACCGGGCAAGACGCCCACTTCACCTGCCTGCCCGCGCAGGGTCCCGACGGCGTATGGCGCGCCGAGGTGGGTGGCGTGGAGCCCGGCGTCCTCTACGGCTACCGTACCTGGGGCGGCAACTGGCCCTACGACCCGCAGTGGCGGCCCGGCAGCGAGGCGGGCTTCCTGAGCGACTTCGACGCGTTCGGCAACCGGTTCAACCCGAACAAGGTGCTCTTTGACCCCTACGGGCGCGAGGTCACCCACACGATGTACTCCGACTGCGTCCTGCTAGACGGCCTGGACGGCGGCGCGTTCGGCACCGGGGGCGAGGACTATCTCGGGCGCCCCCGCCGGGAGGCGGACACCGCGCGGATCGCCCCGAAGTCAGTGCTGCTGCCTGCGGAGAAGCGCGACTGGCAAAAGCCCTCCCTGCCTGCGGGCAAGGCCGTCATCTACGAGTCCTCGATCTCCCAGCTGGTGGGCCACCCCTCCGTGGCGCGCCTGGGCGACCTGCTGGGCGGCGCGGGCGGGTTTGCGCAGCTGCAAAACGTGCCCCCCGAGTACGTGGGCACCTACAAGGGTGCGGCGATGCTGGCCCCCTACCTGAAGGCGCTGGGCATCACCGCGCTGGAGCTCCTGCCGGTTCACGAGACCAACGTCTCCGAGTCCGGGCGCGATGGGCACACCAACTCCTGGGGGTACATGACCCTCAGCTTCTTCTCGCCCTCCAGGCGATACGCCGCAGACAAAAGCTTTGGCGGCCCCACCCGCGAGTTCCGGGAAATGGTGACCGCCTTCCACCGCGAGGGCATCGAGGTCTACCTGGACGTGGTCTACAACCACACCGCAGAGGGCGGCAACTGGAACGGGGACCCCACCACCACCGGTTTCACCTCCCTGGGTGGCTTCGCCGCCGGCGAGTACTACGTGCAGACCGCCTCCCACGCGATCGTGGACGGCGCCACCGGTACCTCCAACCAGCTCAACTACTCCAGCCCGGCCGCGCACCGGCTGGTGCTGGACTCCCTGGCCTACTGGACCCGCGAGATGGGGGTGGACGGTTTCCGCTTCGACCTGGCCACGGTGCTGGGCCGCAGGCCGGCGGACGCCCACCAGGAGGACTGGGGCAACCAGAAGCGCTTCTTCAGCGACCACGAGCTGCTGGTGGAGATCGCCGCCTTCGCGAAGGCGGAGAACATCGAGGTCATCGCCGAGGCGTGGGACCTGTGGGGTTACGAGGTCGGCAACTTCCCGCGCGGCTGGGGGGAGTGGAACGGGCGCTACCGCGACACGGTGCGCCGCTTCCTCAAGGGCGACGGCAACACCGGCGCCTTCCTGGAGATGGTCAACGGCGACTACCACCACTTCGCGGACAACGGCGGGCCCCAGCGTACCGTCAACTTCGTGGTGGCACACGACGGCTTCACCCTGGCCGACCTGGTCAGCTACCCGGCCAAGCAAAACGACCAGCCCTGGCCGTTTGGCCCCAGCGACGGGGGCAGCGACGACAACCTCAGCTGGGACAGCGGCGGCGACCAGGCGCTGCGCCGCCAGCGGCTGCGCAACTTCCTGGTGACCCTGTTCTTCTCCCGTGGCGTGCCGATGATCGTGGCGGGCGACGAGTTTGGGCGCACCCAGAACGGAAACAACAACCCCTGGGCTCTGAGCAGCATCGCCATGTGGAACAACTACGCCGCCGCCGCCAGCAGTGCCCCGCAGCGGGTGCCGGTGGAGGCTATCGGCCCCGACGGGGAGCCGGTGGGGCAGTACCACGACAACCTGGGGCAGTTTGGTGGGGAGCCGAACCGCAACGCCCTGCTGGACTTCACCACCTTCCTGGGTGCGCTGCGCAGCCGCCACGACGCGTTGTGCGCGCAGCACTACGGCGACCTGCGACCCGACGACAAGGACGTGTCTTACGTCTTCCACTCCCCGGAGATGCTGGCCGGGGTGCACGAGGGCGACCGGGCCGTGGCCATCCACATCAACACCCCGGGCGACGACTTCTGGCTGATGGTCAACATGGCCGACTTCCCCATCAATTTCCGCGTGCCGCAGGCGGCGGAGGGCCAGGTGTGGCGCAAGCTGGTCGACACGTCTGCGGAGGCCGAGGAAGAGGGCAACTTCTGGGAAGAGGGCACCGGCCCACTGGTGGGCCAGGAGGTCTGGGTGGGCACCTGGGCCATCCAGGTGCTGCACCAGGAACAGGCCTGA
- a CDS encoding YraN family protein produces the protein MNSENDGSHRQALGRRGEEIACKMLVSEGFRLLGRNWRDGKRGELDIIAHDLREDAVVFVEVKTRTTDACGRPAEAVTPSKLRRMRTLGRSWLSMYGWRYSLVRFDVVEVLVAPTGPARVNHIQGVDL, from the coding sequence ATGAACAGCGAGAACGACGGCTCCCACCGCCAGGCCCTAGGCCGCCGCGGCGAGGAAATTGCATGCAAGATGCTGGTTTCCGAGGGCTTCCGGCTGCTCGGACGCAACTGGCGAGACGGCAAACGCGGCGAACTGGACATCATCGCCCACGACCTGCGCGAGGACGCAGTGGTTTTCGTGGAGGTCAAGACGCGCACCACGGATGCCTGCGGACGGCCCGCCGAGGCGGTCACCCCCTCCAAGCTGCGCCGCATGCGCACGCTAGGACGCTCCTGGCTCTCGATGTACGGCTGGCGATACTCACTGGTGCGCTTCGACGTGGTCGAGGTACTGGTGGCCCCCACGGGGCCTGCGCGCGTCAACCACATCCAGGGAGTTGACCTCTGA
- a CDS encoding YifB family Mg chelatase-like AAA ATPase, giving the protein MALAFTRSICLVGLGGHVVDVEAQSAPGLPAVTLVGLPDAALREAKERVRAAISSIRVGWKEMRTTVNLSPAGVPKAGTAFDLALAVAMLGSQGLLRAERARNVVHLGELGLDGRLLPVRGILPAVSVAASHGYRQVMVPAANAQEAQLIPDVEVVAVEHLADVVTHYGGHPGNRPSRPAAAEGNAGDHRATGGQAGAQASPQGVGGSEPDLSDVVGQAHARRALEIAAAGGHHLFLLGSPGAGKTMLAERLPGIMPPLERKDALEVTALHSLAGTLIRPSLMTTPPYQAPHHSATMPAILGGGSGMPRPGAASLAHAGVLFLDEAPEFAARVLDSLRQPMESGQITLHRSAGTATYPARFQLVLAANPCPCGNALSETQTCQCKPMERRRYAARLSGPLLDRVDMQVVVQPVSATDLRSGAGEPSAQVAARVSEARRRAAHRWKDHPWRQNSQIPGSFLRSEAGGLSPISRRLLRAWMESSGASLRAVDRVLRVAWTAADLDGSPSVGEAHLAAAFNMRMGGHDGMVAA; this is encoded by the coding sequence ATGGCGCTCGCGTTTACACGGTCCATCTGCCTGGTGGGACTGGGCGGTCACGTGGTCGACGTGGAGGCCCAATCGGCGCCGGGACTTCCCGCCGTGACCCTGGTGGGCCTACCCGATGCCGCACTGAGGGAGGCCAAGGAGCGGGTGCGGGCGGCGATCTCATCCATTCGGGTCGGCTGGAAGGAAATGCGCACCACCGTCAACCTGTCCCCGGCCGGGGTGCCGAAGGCCGGCACCGCTTTCGACCTGGCGTTGGCCGTGGCCATGCTCGGCTCCCAGGGGCTACTGAGAGCGGAGCGGGCCCGCAACGTGGTGCACCTGGGCGAGCTGGGCCTAGACGGCAGGCTCCTGCCGGTTCGAGGCATCCTGCCGGCGGTTAGCGTGGCCGCCAGTCACGGCTATCGGCAGGTGATGGTGCCCGCGGCGAACGCCCAGGAAGCGCAGTTGATCCCCGACGTAGAGGTGGTGGCGGTAGAACACCTGGCCGACGTCGTCACCCACTACGGCGGACACCCGGGCAATAGACCAAGCAGACCGGCGGCAGCAGAGGGGAACGCGGGGGACCACCGGGCCACCGGTGGGCAGGCGGGCGCGCAGGCATCCCCCCAAGGCGTCGGGGGCAGCGAGCCCGATCTCAGCGACGTGGTGGGACAGGCGCACGCCCGCCGCGCCCTGGAGATCGCCGCAGCCGGCGGGCACCACCTGTTCCTGCTGGGCAGCCCGGGGGCGGGCAAAACGATGCTGGCCGAACGCTTACCAGGCATCATGCCACCACTAGAACGCAAGGACGCGCTGGAGGTCACGGCCCTGCACTCGCTGGCCGGGACCCTGATCCGGCCCAGCCTCATGACAACGCCGCCGTACCAGGCACCCCACCACAGCGCCACCATGCCGGCGATCCTAGGCGGAGGCTCCGGAATGCCCCGCCCGGGTGCAGCCAGCCTCGCCCACGCCGGGGTGCTTTTCCTGGACGAGGCCCCGGAGTTTGCGGCCCGGGTGCTGGACAGCCTGCGCCAGCCGATGGAATCGGGGCAGATCACCCTGCACCGCTCCGCCGGGACCGCCACCTACCCGGCGCGCTTCCAACTGGTCCTGGCCGCCAATCCCTGCCCGTGCGGAAACGCCCTATCCGAAACCCAGACCTGCCAGTGCAAGCCGATGGAACGCAGACGCTACGCCGCCCGGCTCTCCGGACCACTGCTGGACCGGGTGGACATGCAGGTCGTAGTCCAACCGGTCAGCGCCACGGACCTGCGCAGCGGTGCCGGGGAACCCAGCGCCCAGGTGGCCGCGCGCGTCAGCGAGGCCCGGCGCAGGGCCGCGCACAGGTGGAAGGACCACCCCTGGCGGCAAAACTCCCAGATCCCGGGCTCGTTCCTGCGGTCGGAGGCGGGCGGTCTCAGCCCGATCTCCCGCCGCCTGTTGCGCGCGTGGATGGAGTCAAGCGGCGCCTCGCTGCGCGCGGTGGATCGGGTGCTGCGGGTGGCGTGGACAGCCGCAGATCTGGACGGTAGCCCGAGCGTGGGGGAGGCCCACCTGGCTGCCGCCTTCAACATGAGGATGGGGGGACACGATGGAATGGTCGCAGCGTGA
- the trmD gene encoding tRNA (guanosine(37)-N1)-methyltransferase TrmD, whose protein sequence is MRIDVVSIFPAYLDALQLSLVGKAAASGLVTLAVHDLREVTTDRHRTVDDTPVGGGAGMVMRPDVWGKCLDGVLGLPTGGEDGAAGGTSSVQTGTQRRVLAVPTPAGRPLTQAMVADLARADQLVIACGRYEGIDSRVPQHYATTHEVVEYSIGDYVLNGGEVAALALIEAVVRLLPGVVGNPASLVEESHGEAGLLEYPVFTRPLEWRGIDVPAVLLSGDHGRIERWRRDQALQRTAQRRPDMLARLDSDRLNGDDKAALAAVGWCVPAGGQPMRFVLRPAVMDDAAALAALAAQTFPLACPAFLPEAEIREHISTRLTEQAFAQLLGAPGAYTVVATPVGSGGEDSGVEAGQGPLLGYAVVLLGPDGAAHPLGERQPGALKRAGYARPAEFYKCYVAGELIGSGLASALIAHCLEHARAQGADALWLGTHEGNKRAQRAYKRHGFKKVGKREFMVGAHACRDVVMACPLGRGGDQQPSD, encoded by the coding sequence GTGCGCATCGACGTCGTCTCCATCTTCCCCGCCTACCTGGACGCCCTGCAGCTCTCCCTGGTCGGCAAGGCCGCCGCGAGCGGGCTGGTGACCCTGGCGGTGCACGACCTGCGCGAGGTCACCACCGACCGGCACCGCACGGTCGACGACACCCCGGTCGGGGGCGGCGCAGGCATGGTCATGCGCCCCGACGTGTGGGGCAAGTGCCTGGACGGGGTGCTCGGCCTGCCCACCGGCGGCGAGGACGGGGCGGCGGGCGGAACGTCGTCCGTCCAGACCGGCACGCAGCGGCGCGTACTGGCCGTGCCCACCCCGGCCGGGCGGCCGCTCACCCAGGCGATGGTGGCGGACCTGGCGCGCGCCGACCAGCTGGTGATCGCGTGCGGCCGCTACGAGGGCATCGACTCGCGCGTGCCGCAGCACTACGCCACCACCCACGAGGTGGTCGAGTATTCGATCGGCGACTACGTGCTCAACGGCGGCGAGGTGGCCGCGCTCGCCCTCATCGAGGCCGTGGTGCGCCTGCTTCCCGGCGTGGTGGGCAACCCCGCCTCCCTGGTGGAGGAGTCCCACGGCGAGGCCGGCCTGCTGGAATACCCCGTCTTCACCCGTCCGCTTGAGTGGCGAGGGATCGACGTGCCGGCCGTCCTGCTCAGCGGCGACCACGGCCGGATCGAACGTTGGAGGCGCGACCAGGCCCTGCAGCGCACCGCCCAGCGCCGCCCCGACATGCTGGCGCGATTGGATTCCGACCGGCTGAACGGCGACGACAAGGCCGCCCTTGCGGCCGTCGGCTGGTGCGTGCCGGCGGGCGGCCAGCCGATGCGATTCGTGCTGCGCCCCGCCGTGATGGACGACGCTGCAGCGCTGGCCGCCCTTGCCGCGCAGACCTTCCCGCTCGCCTGCCCCGCCTTCCTGCCGGAGGCAGAGATCCGCGAGCACATCTCCACGCGCCTGACCGAACAGGCGTTTGCGCAACTGCTTGGCGCCCCGGGCGCATACACGGTGGTTGCCACGCCGGTCGGCAGCGGGGGAGAGGACAGCGGCGTCGAGGCCGGCCAGGGGCCGCTGTTGGGTTACGCCGTGGTGCTGCTCGGGCCGGACGGGGCCGCTCACCCCCTCGGGGAGCGCCAGCCCGGTGCGCTCAAGCGGGCCGGCTACGCTCGGCCCGCCGAGTTCTACAAGTGCTACGTGGCAGGCGAGCTGATTGGCTCCGGCCTGGCCTCCGCCTTGATCGCGCACTGCCTGGAGCACGCGCGCGCCCAGGGCGCCGACGCCCTGTGGCTGGGCACCCACGAGGGCAACAAGCGCGCCCAGCGCGCCTACAAGCGCCACGGCTTTAAGAAGGTGGGCAAGCGGGAGTTCATGGTGGGCGCGCACGCCTGCCGGGACGTCGTCATGGCCTGCCCGCTGGGCCGCGGGGGCGACCAACAACCGTCCGATTAA
- a CDS encoding DNA-3-methyladenine glycosylase I translates to MRYSNQEPGVEGPPEQEPSVIIGADGLARPAWAARDPLLRDYYDTEWGDPVRDERGVFERLSLELFQAGLSWRTILAKRAAFRSAFANFEPEAVAAFTDDDVARLLQNAAIVRNRAKIEAVIHNARATVALRETGSDLSDLVWAFTGESFPDLVRSELVPSQSPGSRALAQALREAGFKRVGPIMCFALMEAIGIVDTHLVGTHKHKRVGARVRG, encoded by the coding sequence ATGAGATACAGCAACCAGGAACCAGGAGTGGAAGGCCCACCGGAACAGGAGCCGAGCGTGATCATCGGGGCAGACGGCCTGGCCCGGCCAGCCTGGGCCGCCCGGGATCCGCTGCTGCGCGACTACTACGACACCGAGTGGGGCGATCCGGTTCGGGATGAGCGCGGCGTCTTTGAGCGCCTGAGCCTAGAGCTCTTTCAGGCCGGCTTGTCCTGGCGCACGATCCTGGCCAAGCGCGCCGCCTTTAGGAGCGCCTTTGCGAACTTCGAGCCGGAGGCCGTGGCGGCTTTTACGGACGACGACGTCGCCCGCCTGCTTCAGAACGCGGCCATTGTGCGCAACCGCGCCAAGATTGAGGCGGTGATCCACAACGCGCGGGCCACCGTGGCACTGCGCGAGACCGGGAGCGACCTATCCGACCTGGTGTGGGCTTTTACGGGAGAGTCATTCCCTGACCTGGTGCGCAGCGAACTGGTGCCCAGCCAGTCGCCCGGTTCGCGCGCCTTGGCGCAGGCCCTGCGGGAGGCGGGCTTCAAACGGGTTGGCCCGATCATGTGCTTCGCGTTGATGGAGGCCATCGGGATCGTGGACACCCACCTGGTGGGGACGCACAAGCATAAGCGCGTCGGGGCAAGGGTCAGAGGGTGA
- the lepB gene encoding signal peptidase I, with translation MTEKNKPAVRAEARHAARSKKSAPLDVKTAKAARTLYVVAREAVFLIVVTLVVAVTMKTFISQTFQIPTGSMISTIEPGDRVMARRFNIDPEDVRRGDIVIFKDSQNWLGGTTAPRDWLTRFFAGVGLIPESDEHLAKRVIALGGDHVSCCSVNGKLQVNGVEIDEPYLDAGIAPSDIEFSVVVPPGHMWVMGDNRPRSGDSRAHMDSPTQGAVPLTDVEGIVYATFLPISRMAWHSNPGNFDHVPPPAQLDTGQ, from the coding sequence ATGACTGAGAAGAACAAACCCGCTGTGCGTGCCGAGGCTCGGCACGCCGCGAGGTCCAAGAAGTCCGCGCCACTGGACGTAAAGACGGCCAAGGCTGCCAGGACTCTCTACGTGGTGGCACGCGAGGCCGTGTTCCTCATCGTGGTGACCCTGGTGGTTGCCGTCACCATGAAGACCTTCATCTCTCAGACCTTCCAGATCCCCACCGGCTCCATGATCTCCACCATCGAGCCCGGGGACCGCGTGATGGCGCGCCGCTTCAACATCGACCCCGAGGACGTGCGGCGCGGCGACATCGTGATCTTCAAGGACTCCCAGAACTGGCTGGGTGGAACCACCGCCCCCCGCGACTGGCTCACCAGGTTCTTCGCCGGCGTGGGCCTGATCCCGGAGAGCGACGAACACCTCGCCAAGCGGGTAATCGCGCTGGGAGGGGACCACGTCTCCTGCTGCAGCGTCAACGGCAAGCTCCAGGTCAACGGCGTCGAGATTGACGAACCCTACCTGGACGCAGGCATCGCCCCCTCCGACATCGAGTTCTCCGTGGTGGTGCCCCCCGGACACATGTGGGTCATGGGAGACAACCGGCCGCGCTCCGGCGATTCGCGCGCCCACATGGACAGCCCCACGCAGGGCGCGGTGCCGCTGACCGACGTGGAGGGAATCGTCTACGCCACCTTCCTGCCGATCAGCCGCATGGCCTGGCACTCCAACCCGGGCAACTTTGACCACGTGCCGCCGCCGGCCCAGCTCGACACGGGCCAGTGA
- the rimM gene encoding ribosome maturation factor RimM (Essential for efficient processing of 16S rRNA), producing the protein MLLTVAVIGSAHGLRGEVRLDVRTDNPAQRLAPGTVLPTEGGPLAELTVERVRRDGEKVYARFVEIADRTAAEALRGVRLLVDADAEEDAEDDAYYPHQLRGLRVEHVDGRELGVVKDLLPGAAQDLLVVKAAGGEVLVPFVSAIAREVDLVGARVVLDPPGGMFPGLGEAL; encoded by the coding sequence ATGCTTCTCACCGTTGCCGTCATCGGCTCCGCGCACGGCCTGCGCGGGGAGGTGCGCCTCGACGTGCGCACCGACAACCCTGCCCAGCGCCTGGCCCCTGGCACGGTGCTGCCCACGGAGGGCGGGCCCCTGGCGGAGCTGACCGTGGAGCGGGTGCGCCGCGACGGGGAAAAGGTGTACGCGCGCTTCGTCGAGATCGCGGACCGCACCGCTGCGGAGGCCCTGCGCGGGGTGCGCCTGCTGGTGGACGCCGACGCCGAGGAGGACGCGGAGGACGACGCCTACTATCCCCACCAGCTGCGTGGCCTGCGCGTGGAGCACGTGGACGGACGCGAGCTGGGCGTGGTGAAGGACCTGCTGCCGGGCGCCGCGCAGGACCTACTGGTGGTGAAGGCGGCGGGCGGCGAGGTGCTGGTCCCGTTCGTCTCCGCCATCGCCCGCGAGGTGGACCTGGTCGGCGCTCGCGTGGTGCTGGACCCGCCAGGCGGCATGTTCCCCGGCCTGGGGGAGGCGCTCTAA